The Gemmatimonadales bacterium genomic sequence CGCCGGCCTTCACGCCGTCCGCGCTCGCCGCGCAGGCGGCCCGGCCCCACCCGCGGTCTGGCGCAGCAGGCAGCGCTGCGGCGGCCGGCGTCGAGCGCTTCAATCAGGCACTCGCCGATGCCACCCGTCACATGGACAACGGGGCCACACTTGCGCTCTGGGCGGACGACGGAATCAGCCTCTTGCCCGGCGCGGAGCCGATCGTGGGGAAGCCCGCCATCACAAAATTTCTTGAGGGCGTCACCGCGCGGATGTCCGGCGCGCACATGAAGAGCTACGAGCAGCACTGCTTCGGTCTCGAGGTGTCCGGCGCCTGGGCCTCCGAGTGGTGCACCGAGCACCAGGTGGTGGACCTGGGCGGAGGCAAGACGTTCGACGGTCG encodes the following:
- a CDS encoding nuclear transport factor 2 family protein, with translation MRFARAMSAAVAAALGCAPAFTPSALAAQAARPHPRSGAAGSAAAAGVERFNQALADATRHMDNGATLALWADDGISLLPGAEPIVGKPAITKFLEGVTARMSGAHMKSYEQHCFGLEVSGAWASEWCTEHQVVDLGGGKTFDGRGKMLFVLHREVDSVWRVKREMWNRAAEPKAGAS